The sequence below is a genomic window from Corvus cornix cornix isolate S_Up_H32 chromosome 1, ASM73873v5, whole genome shotgun sequence.
ACTTGCATGTTTAGAGCTTTTCTGCTTGGCAGGGTGGCTTGCATTGTAGAAGCATGAACTTAGCTATAAAATCACACGGGATACAGTGGTGCTCCTATATACCGGGAGAATTACTTGGCTGAACCCTGCAGTGAACAAGCAGCCAGAAGACTCTCTGGAGTGTGTTCCTTACCATCAGAACTTGTTAGCAAGCAGTTAATGCACATGACCTGATCAAAACCTGGAGATTCAGATACTGTTCTAAAGCTCTTCCTGCTTTAAGGGATGGGCTTGAAAAGctatattcagtatttttttcaacacAGTGCTTTGAATGCTTGCTCATGTAGATATGCTATGCCAGATTAGCATATGCTATCATGTGTTTATAAAGTCTGTTTCATAGAGGGGACATGCCAGAAgaatacaaaacaaattattataatGTGATTATTCTAAAGGTCATTTACTGATAAGCCTTGTGTATATGTGTCTTTTTTATTAACTAGGAGAGGAACAGGGATCCAGAAGAAGCCTACAGGTTATGGcttaaaaaaaagcaccaaCAGTATGTGAGAGAAAAACGGATAGAATTTTTGAGACGCCAAGCTGAGGAAGTGCCCTATTTTCCAAGGGCAGAGGAATGCGACAGAGCTTTTAGAGAGTGAGTAGGGTCATTCCTAAGGAACCATATTTGAAACCTTTGTAGTCTGTCAGGTCAAAACATCTTTGCTGCTGAAGTCCTCATTGTTTtggagggttgtttttttgcaTGAATATGTCCTTTTAAACTTACACCCTAGCAAAAATACATCATCAATCCTTGATGTTGTTTGTTCACTGCTGTGAAATTACTTGTCAGAACCCGAGCTGAAAAGAGTGACTTGCTTTTACTAAAAAAGGGATCTTCTCCCCAGACACTCGTTGCCTGTTCTGGACCAAGCTTGGGTTGTTTCAGTCCATTAAATGAACATAAAGTTAATCCAGTTTAACAAAATGGGAGCAGGGCCAGCTCAATTGGTGGGGCCTTgggtgttaactaaccaggtggtCTTTGCTAGATGCTGCTCCCAATTTTTGAAAGTTCCCCCACCCAGTGCCCTCAAGGTAGTTTTTAACAATCCATTGCACCGTTccactttgcctgcagctggtgcatggtaagggatgtggtaccCCCACTCAgtgccatgttctctagcccaggtgtttataaggctgttcttgaaatgagtcccacTGTCAGATTTAATTCTCTTGGGGGtaccatgcctccaaaggacttgcttttcgAGGTGGATGGGTGGGTGCAAAAGCAGAGGAATTGGGGTGGGAAAGTATGCTTCCTGTGTTTGGGTGTGGCAGGCTTTTAGACTGTCTCAGCCATGACACCCAACTTCACCCTACAAGACAGGGTGGGCTCCAGTTAAGTGGGGGGGCAAGTCTCCTTGGAATGGATGATGTAAAACTTGAAACTGCGACTGCCAGTATTTCTGGTCCTTTCTCTCTCCACAGCTGgctgagaaggaagagagaagagaaacgAGCAGCAGAACTAGCTGCTAAAGAGAGAGCCAGGCAGCTTAGATTAGAAGCCAGAAGAGCAAGACGGATGCGGAACATGCACTATATTTAGTTCAGAGCCAAAATCCTTTTGCTTCACAGACCATTACAGTTGAAAATTTGATGTAGCCACAGAGTTCTTGGTGACAATCTTCTTAAATTTTATGGCTTGAGTTTTTGGTCTTTACAGCTGactttttgtggtgtttttaaagctttcaggCAAGTTTAACAATTACCTTCAGTGACAATGATTTTCCTAtctatttatttgtaatttagTTGAAAAGCCTGCTTTAATGCATAACTCAGGGATCTTCTTGGTTTAACCAAATCTAAATGAGTGCAAGATCTATGTAATGAGGGTGGTAAATACATTCCCTTCTTTAAAAGGCACTTTATACTCAGCTCCATCATGGATTCCTGGATGCAGGCTACTGTgtaaaatgttgaatttttggTGGATTAATATTGCTGTTTGATGCTGCTAGTGATTAAGACTGTGCAAGGTGTTATGTTGTTGGAAAATGATGTTTCTTGTACTACTTCCTATTGATCTGTTGACCAGCTCTAGACCAGAGGATTGTGTTCTTTTAGGTTCCTGGAAAAGTGGTAATTGAAGACTAATGTGTAGGTGAACGTGCAACAGGTTTTGAAACTTATTTCTGTGAGTCATATTCAGTAGTTTTCTATTCCATGGAATTAAAAGCTTGTGCAAATTATGACCTTTTCCAATAGTAAGGAAGCTAGGTTCCTTATATAAATGTCAATGTTTATTATAATAAATTTAGCAAATAACATCATCTTACCCAGCTAAATTGTGAACTCTTGATAGAGAACATGCCAAAGTCACTCATGAAATCATAAAGTTAGTGAAAGAAGAGGAGCATTCTGTCCAACTATATTCCCCAACAGATTACATGGTCCTGGCATTGCTCCTAAATTTTTCCACATTCACAGTGTATTCTGGGAGTACTGCAAACAGACAGAATTGTAGTAGATGCAAAGCAGATTTTCTAGTAGTATTTTTCTTGGTTATTTTTGGAGCTACTTACAGGCATATTGAGAGTACTGGTGTTGGACTGGAGGCTGCTGTGTTGCAGCTTTTGCCAGCATAGAGAGTGAACATggatacaaaatgaaaatttcacaTGCTATAAGACACATAAGTAACAGGTGCCTTCCTCCTTCCAGTACCTTCCCCTGACACCAAAGGCAAGAAGAGCTTCCTGTGTCTAGCAAGCAAATCCAGGGGGAATGTTTGCAAAGGTTCACACACACCATCTCCCTAATTGCACAAAACTACAAAAGAAGTGGTTCTCTGTTCATTGCCTCACACAGCAGAGTGAAGGGTTTTACAGTTCAGTGTCATATAGTTCCTTTTATGCTACAGAGAAAACAGGGTCAGAAATATGACTTCATTAAATCCAAAACTGTGACTTGAAAGCAAGCAAAGGAAGTTTATTGTAGCTTTCTTCATGCAAACCAAAGCAGAGCCAGCAACAGCAAGAACTTACAGCTTACATACTCTGATCATGGTATGAGATTCAAAGGAAAATTGGGTAAAAACAACCATTTCAGAAACCTTTTCCCTAAACTAGACAGCTTCATATGGTAAATTTGGGGGTGAAACTAAGAAACTTAAATAGGCTTCTTTGGATTTAGCAGATTGTCTCTAAAAGTTCTCTTCAAACCTATGTCAAGAACTTCAAATCCACATCAAGATTATAAAACCATAcaagtaaaaaaatacttttttttttgtgcaaactTAGTGCTTATCTTCATCTTCCCATAATAACCAGGAAGACCTTGGGCAAGGACTGAGTCCTAATGCCAGGCCAGGCTTCAATGCTGTGTACTGAAGGAAGTACGTCAGTCTGCCTTTGCTGAGGATCAGCTATGCAGCAGCTTCACTCTAGAAGCTGACACAATGGAAAGCCATTATTTCAGCTCTatggaaacacaaaaataaactcACCCCACTGAATCTTCTAGACCCCACTTGCAACCACCTACTACTTATCTATTATAGCTAAAGTTCATTCAGGCTTCATCTCCTTCTTGACAGGAGGGCTGACACTGCATATACTCTTGCTTTCAGAACTTACAGCTATGAAGAATCATTGCACATACTCCTTTTTATAACTAAATGTAAAAGGTTGAACACAGACTTGGGGACAGTTCATCACCTTGgctaagattaaaaaaaaaaagcacgtAACTGAccattactttatttttaaatttagacaTAACTGATCAGCACTTCATTTGCTTTGGTATGGTTACACttctgtctctccctctctgaGGGAAATTCATTAAGATTTGCTAGTAAGACTATAAACGTTAAATAGTCAAGAGCATCTCTGTGCTCTACAAATTGGACCAGCAtaccattttttgttttgcctttgtaTCAGAAAATAAGTAGCTTTCCAGATTGAGAAGTAGTAGAAGTATCCCAGAGACTACAGAAATCCTGTCAGTCCCTAACTTCAAGAGGTAGAGAAGCAGAAACCATGTAACTTCCAATGCTAAACCCATCCATTatggaaaaaagacaaagggaAGCCTGCTGAACATCAGCTAGTGTAGTTCTTCAGAAAGAGTGCATGTGCAGCTGCCTTGGCTAGGCTTTTAAAGGGCTATCAGCTCTCCTTGACAGTGATTGCAACAATTGAAGGTTACATCTTCGTATCTTGTATATGGGTGAAACCTTCCAATACTTTTCTttgtggaaaggaaagaagatggagaagtctcagaaaaagaaacttctgttGATGTTTCTGGACGTGCAGCTGGATCCAGTACATGTAGCATCTAAGGATGGAAAAATTGAgactgaagatatttttatacagtttaatgggctttttccttctcttaagAACTAGGAAGGATTTCTGCTCGAAAgccattttccattttttttccaagctgaaaatgaaatatccaTTTATCCAGAACCTTAATATAAACATGTATCAAGAGTTCTTACCATTTCAGCCATTTTCTCAGCAGGGGTATTGCAAAACTCCACAGTTGTTGAAGTCTTTTTTGGACTGTTAGTGCCAACATTTCCTAGAAGATGCGAGCTTACAGCTTTGGCTAGCTTACAATTCACAGCTGCTAGCTCTGTTGTAGTGTAAGGCTGGGCACTAGGATAGTATGTCTGTTGTCTCCCCCACTGAAGAGAAACCATGAGCTCCTCCAGAAGCctgtgcagaaaggaaagaagcacTGTTATTGGGGTTTGTATTCTATACTGTATAATCAGCACCCAGCACACTTCAGAGGAATTGTCTCTTCCCAAGCCTTACTGCACTAGCTAAATCTTCAGCTAAATAAATGGATAGAAAAAGTGTTTAAGAACAAGGAGACAAATGGACTGTTCTCCAAGGTAACCAACACAGGACCTTAATACTGGGAACACTTATTTGACATCTGGCAGAATTAGCACTGTAAAGTGCATGTACGTAGAAGAATCTCTTCTTTGCTATTCTGATATTTtggaaggaaacagagaagaCTTGAAATCAAGACAGTAAGTGATTAAAGAGAGAAAGCCTAAGGATATGAGGGATGTCAGTTCCTCAGTTTATTACCCCTAAGACCCCAGACCTCtaggaaatgaagaaagaattcTATTACTTTTGCTCTTTCAGCTCAAGGACTGGAAAGTGACTGTACTATACATCAGCATCATTGATTTTTGTTGAGTATCACTGGAAGAGGGGAAAGCTATTTGATTCTCCTCTAGCCTAAAATAAACTGACAAAAATGAGGTTTGCACAGAGGTAGTCTGGATTAGAAAAATCATACTTGTGCGTATCAATCATCTCTTGACGGAACTGATCGCGTTCATTCAGCAAGTCCTGGATTGCACTTTGTGCATCCCTAGTTTGGCGCTGAAGAATTGCTCTGGTATTGGTCAGCTCATCAGCCATCACCCTGCAGAAGAAATCTCCAGTCAGTAGTGCAAGTGAACAGTTTGAAAGTCACCTTTTTTCTACTACAGACCATCATTTGTCTGCTCAATCTGAGGATTAAGCTGCTGTTCTCTGTCCTCTCCCCCATGCAGAGCCTTTATCAACCTAATTAAGAATAATTTCTGTTCAACTACAGCCAACACCAGTGCAAGATTATGTTTTGACTGAGTTTAAACAATCTTAGGTCACTTAATACAAATCTAGTAacagacatttcaaaatacCTTGGGTAAGTGTACATGGTTGACAAGGAtcctgtgaaagaaaaagctaaatacatttttcttttactaacAATTCTCACAAGTATGCTGTAATCACATCTGTTCACTCATCTCTAAAAATGACAGCTATGGCTATAGACTGCATTTATTTAACTCTTTGCCTTTCCCAGGGGCAATCACCAGATGTCAGATATGAGTATTTAAGAGCTACACACAGGACAGCTATTGTCATGTTTTGCTGTGCCATGAGGCTTGGCACTGACGCCTCCAGCAGGCATTTCTAATGCCTGTGATATTCCAAATGCAAAACCCAGACTGACATTTAACAACCAGTTAGAAATACGAGATAAAAATGAATCAGGATGTTACAATATTGAAGACTGTTCCTTTAAGCACATTGCTGAGATTCACAGCCCTGATCTCAGAACTCCtcataatgttaaaaaaacccaagtttGCGTAGTAACTCTTGCTCAGCTAGGACTTACAAGTACCATTACACCCCATATGTTACACAAGTTACCATTACACCCCATATGCTGAAATTTCTTAAGACTAGCAAATTAAAGGGAGGAGACTGTATGCTGCCATTTCCTTCAAGCACTAAGGTCTTTTGTGATACGCATTAAGCATCATAATTCAGTCAGTTATATCCAAGTAtagtagaaaattaaaaatcctaGAACACTATTTACAGATGTGGTAAGACAACTAAACTTAGCAAGTTTAAAGTCCAATCCATTGTCAAATGAGATTTTGACTTTCAGACCAGCTTTTATGGTTAGAGAAGTAACAGTAGGGTTCTGAGCAGTAACAGAACCAGTGTTGGATAAAGAGGTCCACCTACTCTTTCTTCCATAGTAGATCCCTGACTTGCTATAAGCAGAGCTCTTAACCACATCGGCCTCTTCTCAAATTAATGATTGTATCATTCCAGGGGGGTTGCAAGCTAATTACTGTTAGGAAAAGTCAGCTGCCCTAGAAGACGTTTTTAAACCCAAAACTGCATGCAGTTTTATCAAAATTAGGAGGTTCTCTTGCTATGTTGACAAGTACTGTAGTTGAGATTTTAGGAGGTTTAGGACTCACTGTATTACCTCTGAAAAGCAGGACTATTCAGATTTACAAGGAGCTTCCTTTCTTTATACCTTTTCTGTATTCTCAGATTTCATAATAGGTGTCAGTATGGCTGTTGTGGCTGTCCTCTGCATATGAAAGCACACTGCAATGAGTGTATGTGATGAAAGACTGAAGGGAAATGCTGTTAGGACAGCTCCATGAGAGGGAATACCTGCTTGCTAGGAATTTGCTTCTCCACACATCACATTGTATAGACATGCGCTCCAATTGTTCAGACAGCTGAGCCATATTCCGGCCCAGGACTTCGTTTTCTAGGATGAGCTGATTCTTCTCACGAGCCATCCGTTCAAAGTGATACTGCAGGTCATCCCCAACAGAAGCAACAAGTAATTTCTTCAGCTCCCGATTAACCTAGAATTAGACCAGACTCTCTTGTAACTATCAATAGAGAATAAACACTCCTACTTCCAGAATGCAGTGCAAGTTATTGGAAATTGCTAACAGTAAATTGCCTTTCTCTTTCCAGAATGGGACGTATCCAGGCAAGCATAAACATTTGAGCCTAATGCATGTCCAACATATTCTTGTTTAAATTCTAACAGTCAAAGAGGACGAATGAAAGCTTGCTGCAGGAAACAGTTTCAGTAGTATTCCACTCCTGAATCAGTAAGATAACAAAGGATTAGACAAGACATCCACAGGTATAGGAGACAGAAAATTATAGTCAACCCTTCTATGGCATAACATTTTTCACTTAGTGATTTAAGGAGCAAAATCTTCCCTCATAAAAGATTAATTTCCCTGCAGCTATCTAGTGTGTTTCTCCCAGCGAAGTCTTTGGCTCTTTCATCTGTTGTCAGAGAAGCAGCACCAGAATACTTTGATGTACTTCTACTCTGTATCTTAGCTGATAAGTTCAAAAGGGAACCTATTTGTTTCAAGGCTAGAGTGTCATAGCAGTTCTCTTTGGTCACATTCACAAACTGCTTATACAAACCAAAACAGTTCAGCTGTGTGAGAGAAAACACCTTTAATTTCTTACCTCTGTCTGTATACGCAGCTGATTAGAGAGACCTTCTTTATCCTGTAACAACCGCTTTTCTGAATTCTTTAGCTTTTCAATTGCATTTTTCAGCTCTATCTGTTCTTTCTGGGGATCTGTGGCTCCATCTGACTGATGGAATGTGTCTCCTTTATGTCCCACAGATTTAGCTACCTTAGCATTTTTAGTTGGAACAACATGGGTGATAGCTGCTTTGGGGACTAATATTCGAATAGCTTCAATCTCCACTGATTTATCAGCATGTActttccccagctgcagaacTCCGGGACTCAGGGAAGAGGCTGCCTTTTTATGGGGGCTGTGGTGGATGTGATGGTTTGTAGTGTTGGCTCCAGTGATTACTTCCACTGATCCAGCTGTTTGCTCTGTTTCCATGCCATCTCCAGGTCCTCGAATGGGTGCTGAGGCATCATCAACTGAAATTTAGAAATTGTGGAGGGAAAGTTTACCAGCTTTCACTTGGTTATAGTGTTATTGTAAGTCTTTCCTTAATTTCTGTACTTCAAAGTTACAGATTTTAATTGTACACTGCATGTGTCAAATAGTCCATTGCAGCAGTGATTATCAACCACAAGtcagaaaatcatagaatggtttggattggaagggaccttcaggATCATCTCGTTCTgaccccctgctgtgggcagggataccttcctGTGGACACCACCacaccagaccaggttgctcagggccccatccaacctgttcttgaacacttccagggatgagacattcacaacttccctgggaacctgttccagtgtctcaccaccctcacagtaagcCCTTAGTCAAGTAAGTCCTTACTCAAATGTGCATTGCTCATTAGCAATAGCAGTACGAGACACAAACATTGATCTgaattgcattaattttaatttcctacTGCCATACAAGATTAAATGCAGACACAAAAGAGagctttcctggaaaaaaattcttgacaACATTACTCATaggctgaaaacaaaatcaggtTTTGGGAGCTGACAGAATCAGAGCAGTTTCATTTTAACAgcaagaagcaaatgaaaaacagctATTAGCCAGACAGCTACTGACACCTTAAGAAGTTTAGTAGACTGTCAAGTCGTAACGTGTTTTAGTTGCCCAAGTGAAGGTTTAAGAAAAGCCAACAAGCCAGTTCTGCTCCATTTCTGAACTACAGACTCCAGCATTCCCAGTAATGCTGCATTCTGCTCTATAGTCCCCAATACACACGACatttactgaaattaattttatttaagttttcaGCTCAACAAATTATTATCGTAGTACAGTTTCCTCACAATGGGTGAGAGATACAAAGTTCCTGAGGACATGGCTACAcatactgctttttttctcatactGCAGGCAGTAATGTGAGCTTGTGTCCTCTATCCAAATATTAATGGATTTCAAAAATGCTGTAGTAACACCATTATATTGCCTTACTTTCAGGTTTGCTGATTCAGTACCAACACGTTCTAAATACTAGAGGAGGCTGTCAGACAAGTGTACAGACAGATCACAGTACCAGTGACAAACTTATTTTTCAATATAGAGCTGGATTAGAAAAATTACATTCCGTTGCTGCTCCATCCAGGCAGCTCTGGTTTTCACTGCAATGAAGAAGTCACAGAACTACTTCCTCATAGCTACATAAAAGccattcatttaaatgaatggAGCCTAGTATACAGTGTAACTCTGCTGTTTAAAATTCCAGTTACTTTTTAATCCAGTCTGCTTAGATGTCATATGAACAACCTACCTTTTTCTAGAGATGTCATTTTCTCTTTAGCAGTCAGCTCTTCCTAACTAGGTAAGTCTGAGGAAGAAAtgaggagggggggaaaaaaatcttcagcaaGGTAATAGTAGCAGTTAATCTTGGATTATCCTATTTCCTAGTACAGCCTTTAAACTCTGGCTCAGTAGCAcagtgaaaaaacccacagcaaaacaaagggGGAAAACCCAAAACGATAAAAACTACACCAAAACCCATAGAGTTAAAAGGAGAAGACTGTGAGACTTCTGGCACTTGTGTCTGTTTTCACCAAGAGCTGCACTTCAACTCCTTTGCATTGCTCCTCATCTTGTTCTAGTTTCCATTCCTCAAAATTCTCTTTCTGGtctccctcctttttccagCCAGCCCTCATCGTACCCTTTAAAAGCCTGCAACATTCCCAGAGTACAATTGCATGACTGTGCCGAGATAACCTAAAATAATGACAGAGctacaagaaaaggaaattccaCACAGTGCTTCAAGCAGATCATGaggtaaagagaaaacaatggCAACTGCACAGCTACACAATTCCTTTAGTCCTGCTTGCTGAAACAACCTTTTTGATAGGGCCAATTCTCAGTCAAAGAAGGAGTCAGTGCCCCGAGTGGGTGCACATGGTTAGTTTAAGCTAACAGCAAAAGCTGACCCCCAGTTTGGCCCAAACCACCATCCTGACCATTTTCTCCCTCATCCACCAAAGGTATTGACCGTTGCCACCTTTATCCACTATCAATTATACAAGTCACTGATCCTTCTTTTCTAGGGatcttttctgtctcttaaCTACATTAGTTTGAGATCAGTATACCCCTATTTTGTTTGgctggcttttttcccccactatTCAAGGGAGATCCCCAGGGCCCTCGCTTCGTTTCACTGTACCACTAACTGAAAAGGTTTAACTACAGCTTTTTGACTTCCATTGCAACAGTGCTGCCCTAAAGAGAAAATGGCAGCAGTGAGCACACTACTACTTTCGGGTTTCTAGATTAAAGACTTGTTTTGTGTCAGGCAGGTTTATCTTTTGTGAAGaacagaagacaagaaaaacacctttccctCCTTGAGCTTTCTCAAACTACAGATACAGAAATGTCTCACCATCTGTTGCTTCCATAATTGGAGTTGTGTGTTTGCTTATTTAATAGCCATTAGGTGTTAATCACCACTGCTGTTCGTTCCTTTTGATTGAGGATGTCTATTTACTTGATGAGACAGAGGCGGATGAGAGCCTAGCTGCTCAGAAAGAGGCAAGAATACTCAACGAAAGACTGAGTAGGAGCATTTGGGCTTATCCGCTCCATCAGACACGACCTGCCGGTGACCCTGCTCCTTCAGAGTTCCCGCTATAATACTGGCCAGTTACGTGCGGGGGCAGTGTAAGCCTCCCAACACGTCCCCCTGCTCCTACATCTCCGCAGGCAAGACTCCCTCACTGGTTGCATCATTACCCACCGCACCTCCCCGCGGACGCCGAGCCCTGCCGGACCCAGGGCCTCGCCCAGCCACGGcccgcccagccccggccccccgagccccctgccccggccccgaCAGACCGGCCCGCAGCAGCGATGTCGCCACAGCGCCCACAGTTGTCACCTCCGCGGCTTCCGCGtccggcggcgggcggggcgccCCGCGTGTCGTGTCCGCTCCCGCCCAAtcgcggggccgggcgcgggggcggcgctTCGGTTGCCGGGGCAGGGGCGGGCTGGGCATCGCCATCGTCGCCGTCATCATCCTCATCACCATCATCGCCATGGTGAGCGGGGACATGGGGCCGGGGGCAgcagcggcggctccgcggggcAGATGTCCTC
It includes:
- the BLZF1 gene encoding golgin-45 isoform X1: MTSLEKVDDASAPIRGPGDGMETEQTAGSVEVITGANTTNHHIHHSPHKKAASSLSPGVLQLGKVHADKSVEIEAIRILVPKAAITHVVPTKNAKVAKSVGHKGDTFHQSDGATDPQKEQIELKNAIEKLKNSEKRLLQDKEGLSNQLRIQTEVNRELKKLLVASVGDDLQYHFERMAREKNQLILENEVLGRNMAQLSEQLERMSIQCDVWRSKFLASRVMADELTNTRAILQRQTRDAQSAIQDLLNERDQFRQEMIDTHKLLEELMVSLQWGRQQTYYPSAQPYTTTELAAVNCKLAKAVSSHLLGNVGTNSPKKTSTTVEFCNTPAEKMAEMMLHVLDPAARPETSTEVSFSETSPSSFLSTKKSIGRFHPYTRYEDVTFNCCNHCQGELIAL
- the BLZF1 gene encoding golgin-45 isoform X2; the protein is MTSLEKVDDASAPIRGPGDGMETEQTAGSVEVITGANTTNHHIHHSPHKKAASSLSPGVLQLGKVHADKSVEIEAIRILVPKAAITHVVPTKNAKVAKSVGHKGDTFHQSDGATDPQKEQIELKNAIEKLKNSEKRLLQDKEGLSNQLRIQTEVNRELKKLLVASVGDDLQYHFERMAREKNQLILENEVLGRNMAQLSEQLERMSIQCDVWRSKFLASRVMADELTNTRAILQRQTRDAQSAIQDLLNERDQFRQEMIDTHKLLEELMVSLQWGRQQTYYPSAQPYTTTELAAVNCKLAKAVSSHLLGNVGTNSPKKTSTTVEFCNTPAEKMAEMDFSICHFII